A DNA window from Phaeodactylum tricornutum CCAP 1055/1 chromosome 31, whole genome shotgun sequence contains the following coding sequences:
- a CDS encoding predicted protein — protein sequence MVYRRSFVITPNLRLPDFVDTAFPVFHPPAARTQFLYADFAEVTGKIFTDPTGRFVTTSSSGNAYMLVVYDYDSNFIHVEAMKNRTGPEILSAYKRAHAMLSSKGLRPQLQRLDNEASTVLQQFMSSVDIDFLLAPPHVHRRNAAERAIRTFKNHFIAGLCSTDKNFPLHLSDRLLPQAIMTLNLLRGSRINPNLSSWAQLHGSFDYNRTPLAPPGIRVLVHEKPSIRRTWAPHAADGWYVGPAMNHYRCYRVWVKETTSERISDTLTWFPSQVKMPSTSSRDTIVAAAHDLAHALAHPSPASPLSPLSVNEREALSQLSDIFSKAANPVDSSLPVAPTATLSPPAASTSSPRQVRFRNPVTESLPRVPTATAAPPQSLPRVPPPDSEAET from the exons atg gtgtatcgcaggtcgttcgtaataacgcccaaccttcgtttaccagactttgtcgacactgcgtttcctgtctttc ACCCTCCAGCCGCCAGGACGCAGTTTTTGTACGCCGATTTCGCCGAAGTCACCGGAAAAATTTTTACTGACCCTACCGGCCGTTTTGTCACCACTTCAAGCTCCGGCAATGCATACATGCTAGTGGTTTATGACTACGATAGCAATTTTATTCATGTCGAAGCCATGAAGAACCGCACCGGTCCCGAGATTTTGAGCGCCTACAAGCGTGCTCACGCCATGCTATCCTCCAAAGGTTTGCGCCCCCAACTCCAACGCttagacaacgaagcctcaACTGTGTTACAACAATTCATGTCCTCTGTCGATATTGATTTTCTATTAGCTCCTCCTCACGTGCACCGTCGgaacgccgccgaacgggcCATCCGCACGTTCAAAAACCACTTCATTGCAGGTCTGTGCAGCACAGACAAAAACTTTCCGCTTCACCTTTCGGATCGCTTACTCCCACAAGCCATCATGACTCTTAACCTTCTTCGAGGGTCTCGTATCAACCCAAATCTGTCATCCTGGGCCCAACTCCACGGCTCGTTCGACTACAATCGTACCCCTCTGGCTCCCCCGGGCATCCGCGTGCTTGTACACGAAAAACCGTCAATTCGCAGAACTTGGGCCCCCCACGCAGCCGACGGTTGGTACGTTGGCCCCGCCATGAACCATTACCGATGCTATCGCGTCTGGGTCAAGGAGACCACCAGCGAACGCATTTCGGACACTCTGACCTGGTTTCCCAGCCAAGTCAAAATGCCCAGCACCTCGTCTCGCGATACAATTGTCGCCGCTGCTCACGATCTTGCCCATGCTCTGGCACATCCCTCTCCTGCGTCGCCTTTATCACCTCTTTCGGTCAACGAACGCGAAGCCCTCTCGCAACTTTCAGAtattttttcaaaagccgCTAACCCAGTTGACTCGTCCCTCCCAGTTGCTCCCACGGCAACCCTAAGTCCGCCAGCTGCATCTACTTCTTCACCTCGTCAAGTCCGCTTCCGAAACCCGGTCACTGAATCACTTCCAAGGGTGCCGACCGCCACAGCCGCCCCTCCGCagtcacttccgagggtgcctcCCCCGGACTCCGAGGCCGAGACATAA